A window from Dysidea avara chromosome 2, odDysAvar1.4, whole genome shotgun sequence encodes these proteins:
- the LOC136246631 gene encoding uncharacterized protein yields MASIKLLCWNRGTKKLEISQAAWDKYWGRIDSKPTIIFLQEEVCTNYGLLYNKRGFVSCFSGREAGVVVNHGQAITRGEFNFSRFVSYSYVNRNQTKTKDDIRIIMQDLFYFFPMRDKTITDGLSVERYNNEFIVNKTSINTDVINDLSNRMSVVPLNISVGHQQCHIIAVSVHARSKKINKKINAANLFKLLDKVGQLTTGCNAVVVGGDFNVDIIEILTVDELCGFTVPSYDPTIHRAIHDSDLHIQMEDVHSDMIIECPDLVTKRTTDTGQFHLNLSHFNDSFQRLRLVSNHDPLRATLQLNIGPPPTPPSISPLQNYGGSSKEQKSPRPINHVSASETQAQGVIYR; encoded by the exons ATGGCATCAATAAAATTGCTTTGTTGGAACAGGGGTACTAAAAAGTTGGAAATTTCACAGGCAGCATGGGATAAATATTGGGGGAGGATTGATTCAAAGCCTACAATTATCTTCCTTCAAGAAGAAGTATGTACAAACTATGGATTGCTTTACAATAAACGTGGATTTGTATCATGTTTCAGTGGACGGGAAGCAGGTGTTGTAGTGAACCATGGACAAGCAATAACACGTGGAGAATTCAATTTCTCTCGCTTTGTTTCTTATTCATATGTTAATAGAAACCAAACTAAAACAAAGGATGATATTAGAATTATAATGCAGGACTTATTTTATTTCTTTCCAATGCGTGATAAAACCATAACAGATGGACTAAGTGTAGAGAGATACAATAATGAGTTTATAGTTAATAAGACCAGTATTAACACTGATGTCATTAATGATTTATCAAATCGAATGAGCGTAGTACCCTTGAATATTAGTGTAGGACACCAACAATGCCATATTATAGCTGTTTCAGTGCATGCTAGAAGCAAAAAGATTAATAAGAAAATAAatgcagctaatttatttaagtTGCTAGACAAGGTAGGACAATTAACTACTGGCTGCAATGCAGTTGTTGTGGGGGGAGATTTCAACGTCGACATTATTGAAATACTGACTGTTGATGAGCTGTGCGGTTTTACTGTACCATCATATGACCCAACAATACATCGAGCAATTCATG ATTCAGACTTGCATATACAAATGGAAGATGTTCATTCAGACATGATTATTGAGTGTCCTGATTTGGTCACGAAAAGGACAACAGACACTGGTCAATTTCATCTTAACTTGTCACATTTCAATGACTCTTTTCAACGATTGCGACTAGTATCAAATCACGATCCACTTCGAGCTACATTGCAGCTGAATATTGGTCCTCCACCAACCCCACCTAGTATTTCACCGCTACAGAATTATGGTGGTAGCTCTAAAGAACAGAAATCACCTAGGCCAATAAACCATGTCAGTGCTTCTGAGACTCAAGCACAAGGCGTGATTTATAGATAA